In one Corythoichthys intestinalis isolate RoL2023-P3 chromosome 16, ASM3026506v1, whole genome shotgun sequence genomic region, the following are encoded:
- the si:ch211-198p11.6 gene encoding uncharacterized protein si:ch211-198p11.6 isoform X2 — protein MTVVPVLGLAMPLPAIILLAIMLYMLLLAVVVWIRFCFKERCSLACGPCCPEFSMWDCCFQLAQSCDCYPPTLRSCLKDVGLPAVCSKWDCACMCQPPECESCNCLCFEIRIK, from the exons ATGACC GTGGTTCCTGTTTTGGGCTTGGCCATGCCTCTGCCCGCCATCATCCTGTTGGCCATCATGCTCTACATGCTGCTACTGGCCGTGGTCGTGTGGATCCGATTCTGCTTTAAG GAACGCTGTTCGTTGGCGTGCGGTCCGTGCTGTCCCGAATTTTCTATGTGGGACTGCTGCTTCCAGCTGGCTCAGTCGTGCGACTGTTACCCACCCACACTGCGCTCGTGTCTAAAGGATGTTGGATTACCAGCCGTG TGCTCCAAGTGGGACTGCGCTTGCATGTGTCAGCCCCCCGAGTGCGAGTCGTGCAACTGTCTCTGCTTTGAGATCCGAATCAAGTAG
- the si:ch211-198p11.6 gene encoding uncharacterized protein si:ch211-198p11.6 isoform X1, whose protein sequence is MSSNALRIACFIKIKAHTDQATWTCDPPCWLRMTVVPVLGLAMPLPAIILLAIMLYMLLLAVVVWIRFCFKERCSLACGPCCPEFSMWDCCFQLAQSCDCYPPTLRSCLKDVGLPAVCSKWDCACMCQPPECESCNCLCFEIRIK, encoded by the exons atgagttcaaatgctttgAG AAtcgcttgttttattaaaatcaaAGCACATACAGACCAG GCAACGTGGACATGTGACCCCCCCTGCTGGCTGAGAATGACC GTGGTTCCTGTTTTGGGCTTGGCCATGCCTCTGCCCGCCATCATCCTGTTGGCCATCATGCTCTACATGCTGCTACTGGCCGTGGTCGTGTGGATCCGATTCTGCTTTAAG GAACGCTGTTCGTTGGCGTGCGGTCCGTGCTGTCCCGAATTTTCTATGTGGGACTGCTGCTTCCAGCTGGCTCAGTCGTGCGACTGTTACCCACCCACACTGCGCTCGTGTCTAAAGGATGTTGGATTACCAGCCGTG TGCTCCAAGTGGGACTGCGCTTGCATGTGTCAGCCCCCCGAGTGCGAGTCGTGCAACTGTCTCTGCTTTGAGATCCGAATCAAGTAG
- the LOC130932003 gene encoding eukaryotic translation initiation factor 1b, protein MSAIQNLQTFDPFADATKGDDCLPTGKEDYIHIRIQQRNGRKTLTTVQGISAEYDKKKLVKAFKKKFACNGTVIEHPEYGEVIQLQGDQRKNICQFLMEIDLAKEEQLKVHGF, encoded by the exons ATGTCCGCTATTCAGAACCTCCAAACTTTTG accCCTTTGCTGATGCAACTAAGGGTGATGACTGCCTCCCAACTGGGAAAGAAGACTACATCCACATAAGAATTCAACAGCGGAACGGCAGGAAGACGCTCACTACTGTCCAGGGCATTTCTGCCGAGTATGACAAGAAGAAGCTAGTCAAGGCCTTCAAAAAG AAGTTCGCTTGCAATGGGACGGTGATTGAGCACCCAGAGTATGGTGAAGTGATCCAACTTCAGGGAGATCAGCGCAAGAACATCTGCCAGTTTCTCATGGAG ATTGACTTGGCTAAGGAGGAGCAGCTCAAAGTCCACGGCTTTTAA
- the LOC130931705 gene encoding serine protease 27-like, translating into MLLLLLLLLLITECGAQLNVCGQPPLTSRIVGGQNAIEGDWPWMVSLHRRGSHFCGASLINNQWLLTAAHCFGSSNGPVTAYLGRLTQSGPNPNEVSRNVDMTILHPNYNPSTFDNDVALLRLASPVTFNNFIRPVCLADTASTFFTGTDSWVTGWGRITEGGALPNDLMEVEVPVIGNRQCNCDYNPSSQITENMICAGLRNGGKDACQGDSGGPMVSRQGTVWVQSGVVSFGEGCARPERPGVYARVSQYQAWISNELGNTNLPGFVTFTSPGTDPDLGPVTCNDQSVTSGTAPPPPPSPSPPSVTDELQSSVTCGNAPLNTRLSGPGVGSAPAGFWPWMASLHFNGSHRCGGTLVDQDVVLTSAQCVSGSSSASDWTVFLGRLRQIGSNSEEVEVNVTRIITSRQPGQNVALLTLASPVPLSNFIQPICIESVVTFDTGSSCWAAGWSAERGGEEQILQEIQTEIVDCVNISSTGNICTEPVALDQGDVGGPLMCQQDGIWQQAGVLWLDPGRESEMTTFTNLTRFNGFLRNELGDFLSPANSRSAPVLFPGWALAFAVLVALCH; encoded by the exons atgttgctgctgctgctgctgctgctgctaatCACAG AGTGTGGAGCGCAACTCAATG TGTGCGGTCAGCCCCCGCTCACCAGCCGCATTGTAGGGGGGCAGAATGCCATTGAGGGCGATTGGCCCTGGATGGTCAGCCTGCACAGGCGCGGGTCTCACTTCTGTGGGGCGTCGCTCATCAACAATCAGTGGCTGCTGACGGCCGCGCACTGCTTTGGCAG TTCCAATGGTCCTGTGACGGCGTATTTGGGTCGTCTGACCCAGTCGGGTCCCAATCCTAATGAGGTTTCCCGAAACGTTGACATGACCATCCTCCATCCCAACTACAACCCGTCAACCTTCGACAACGACGTGGCGCTGTTGCGTCTTGCCTCCCCCGTCACCTTCAACAACTTCATAAGGCCCGTCTGTCTGGCCGATACTGCCAGCACCTTCTTCACCGGAACCGACAGCTGGGTCACCGGATGGGGCCGCATCACAGAGGGAG GTGCTCTGCCAAATGATTTGATGGAGGTTGAGGTTCCCGTGATAGGAAACCGCCAATGCAATTGCGACTATAACCCCTCTTCCCAAATCACCGAGAACATGATTTGTGCTGGCCTGAGAAATGGAGGAAAAGACGCCTGCCAG GGTGATTCTGGCGGTCCTATGGTGAGCAGACAAGGAACCGTGTGGGTCCAGAGCGGGGTGGTAAGCTTCGGGGAAGGTTGCGCCCGGCCAGAGCGGCCGGGAGTCTATGCGCGAGTGTCACAGTACCAGGCCTGGATTAGCAACGAATTGGGAAACACCAACTTGCCAGGCTTTGTCACCTTCACGTCCCCGGGCACCGACCCGGACCTGGGACCCGTGACATGCAACGACCAGTCAGTCACCAGTGGGAccgcgccgccgccgccgccatcGCCGTCGCCGCCCAGTGTTACTGACGAACTGCAAT CATCTGTGACCTGCGGGAACGCTCCTTTAAATACGCGCCTGTCAGGCCCTGGGGTGGGGTCGGCTCCAGCGGGTTTTTGGCCCTGGATGGCCAGTCTGCACTTCAACGGAAGTCACCGATGCGGTGGCACTCTAGTGGATCAGGACGTCGTCCTTACCAGCGCGCAGTGTGTAAGCGG gtccagCAGTGCGTCCGACTGGACCGTCTTCTTGGGTCGCCTGAGGCAGATTGGCTCCAACAGTGAAGAGGTAGAAGTGAATGTGACCAGAATCATTACCAGCAGGCAGCCCGGTCAAAACGTGGCGCTTCTGACGCTAGCCTCGCCAGTGCCGCTGTCGAACTTCATCCAGCCCATCTGCATTGAGAGTGTGGTGACCTTCGACACTGGGTCTTCCTGCTGGGCCGCCGGATGGAGCGCGGAGCGAGGAGGGG AGGAGCAGATCTTGCAGGAGATCCAGACAGAGATTGTGGACTGTGTTAACATTTCATCTACCGGCAACATTTGTACGGAACCTGTAGCACTAGACCAG GGGGATGTCGGCGGTCCATTAATGTGCCAGCAGGATGGCATCTGGCAGCAGGCAGGAGTGCTGTGGCTTGACCCTGGCCGGGAGAGTGAAATGACAACCTTCACCAACCTCACTCGCTTCAATGGCTTCCTGAGGAATGAGTTGGGGGACTTCTTGTCGCCAGCAAACTCCAGGTCGGCGCCTGTGCTCTTCCCCGGTTGGGCCCTGGCCTTCGCTGTCCTTGTGGCGCTTTGCCACTGA